The Fusobacterium sp. genomic sequence GAGAGTCCTTTAATTATAGGACTAGGAAAAGATAGAAATTTTATAGCATCAGATGTTCCAGCTATTCTAAAATATACAAGAGATGTTATTTTTTTGGAAAATGATGAGATAGCTGTACTTGAAGAGGGAAAAGTAAGTATTTTTAATAAGGAAGGGAAACCTATAGCAAAAGAAATCATTAAAATTGAATGGGATATGGAGCAAGCAAGCAAAAATGGATATCCTCATTTTATGTTGAAAGAAATAGAAGAGCAGCCTGCTGTTGTAGAGAGAACTCTGGAAGTTTATATAAAACCAGATGGAAGAGTAGACTTTGGAAAAGCATTTGAAAAAATTGATTTTGAAAAAATTAAAGAGATAGATATAATTGCATGTGGAACAGCTTATCATGCTGGATTACAAGCAGCATATTTTTTTAAGAAAATGGCAAAAATAAAGACAAATGTGGACATAGCCTCTGAATTTAGATATAGTGATCCATTTTTAAATCAAGATAATCTTGTTATATTTATAAGTCAATCTGGAGAGACTTTAGATACTCTTATGGCTTTAAAATTGGCTAGAAGTAAAGGGGCTAAAACTCTTGCAATAACAAATGTGGTTGGCTCAACTATTTCAAGGGAAGCTGATGTTGTACTATATACAGTTGCTGGACCTGAAATATCAGTAGCATCAACAAAAGCTTATACAACACAAGTAGTTACTTTTTATTTACTTGCCCTTTATGTAGCTTTTAAATGTAACAGAGTTTCTTTAGAAGAATATGAAAATTATCTAGATAAAATTTATAGTTTAAGTGAAAAAATAGGAAAAATGTTTTTTAATAAGGAGAAGATAGAAAAAATAGCTCAAGAAATAAAAGATAGAAAAAATGGTTTTTATATTGGAAGAGGAATAGATGAGAAGATAACAAGAGAGGGATCTCTAAAAATGAAGGAGATAACTTATATTCATACTGAGGCTTTTCCAGCTGGGGAATTAAAGCATGGACCAATAGCCCTTATTGAAGAAGGAACTATGATAGTAGTGGTTTCAACTCAAAAAGATATGGTTGAAAAGGTAGCTTCTAATATAAAAGAATTAAAGGCAAGAGGAGCTTTTGTTATATCTATTACAAAAGCAGATTACAAAGAAATAATAGATGTATCTGACAGAGTGATACTTATAGATGATATAGATGATATGGTAGCACCATTATTATCTATGATCCCATTACAGCTGTTGTCATATTATACAGCAGTAGCAAAAGGCTTGGATGTTGATAAACCAAGAAATCTTGCAAAGTCTGTTACTGTTGAATAAAAAATATATTAAACAGAGGTGAATTTTTTGAGCAACATAAGAGAAAGAATCATTAAACTGAGGAAATTGATGAAAGAAAAAGGAATAGATATATATATTGTTCCATCTTCAGATTACCATCAAAGTGAATATGTAGGAGAACATTTTAAATCAAGAGAATTCATATCAGGTTTTACAGGATCTGCTGGAACAGTAGTAGTGACAGAAAATGAAGCTGGTCTTTGGACTGATGGAAGATATTTTATTCAGGCTGAAAAGCAGCTTGAAGAAAGTCCAATAACTCTTTTTAAAATGGGAGAAGAAAATGTTCCAACATTTATTGAATATATAGGAAAAAGTTTAAAAGATGGTCAATGTTTGGGATTTGATGGAAAAGTATTATCAGTAAAAAATGTACTTGATATAAAAAATGGATTTGGAAAAAAGGAAATAAAGCTAGAAGATAGATATGATTTGGTAAATGAAATATGGAGTGACAGACCAGCTCTTCCTAAATCAAATGTATTTATACTTGATGAGAAATATTGTGGAGAAAGTTTTGAAAGTAAAATTAAGAGGATAAGAGAGAAGATGTCAAATTTAAGTGTAGACAGGCATATATTGACTTCTCTTGATGACATTGCATGGCTTTATAATATAAGAGGAAGAGATATAAAAAATAATCCTGTTTCTTTATCATATACTATGATCTCTATCCAAGAAATTATATTGTATATAGATAAAAATAAAATAACAGAAGAAGTTGAAAAATATTTTATTGATAAAAATATCAAGATAAAAGATTATTTTTCTATATATGAAGAAGTAAAAAACATACCAGAAAAAGATAAAGTGCTTTTAGATATAAATAAAGTAAATTATCTTATTTATAACAGTATACCAGCAGGAACTGAAATAATAGATAAACCAAACCCAAGTACTCTTATGAAAGCTTGTAAAAATGATAT encodes the following:
- the glmS gene encoding glutamine--fructose-6-phosphate transaminase (isomerizing), translated to MCGIIGYVGNDEKAVEVILDGLSKLEYRGYDSAGLAIIEKGHLFVEKKSGKLNNLKESLKDAGHYSNVGIGHTRWATHGVPTDVNSHPHCSYDKKVAVVHNGIIENYAILKDELIEKGYIFSSDTDSEVVAQLFSQLYTGNLLETIMKVRDRIRGSYALGIIHEEQPDKIICTRKESPLIIGLGKDRNFIASDVPAILKYTRDVIFLENDEIAVLEEGKVSIFNKEGKPIAKEIIKIEWDMEQASKNGYPHFMLKEIEEQPAVVERTLEVYIKPDGRVDFGKAFEKIDFEKIKEIDIIACGTAYHAGLQAAYFFKKMAKIKTNVDIASEFRYSDPFLNQDNLVIFISQSGETLDTLMALKLARSKGAKTLAITNVVGSTISREADVVLYTVAGPEISVASTKAYTTQVVTFYLLALYVAFKCNRVSLEEYENYLDKIYSLSEKIGKMFFNKEKIEKIAQEIKDRKNGFYIGRGIDEKITREGSLKMKEITYIHTEAFPAGELKHGPIALIEEGTMIVVVSTQKDMVEKVASNIKELKARGAFVISITKADYKEIIDVSDRVILIDDIDDMVAPLLSMIPLQLLSYYTAVAKGLDVDKPRNLAKSVTVE
- a CDS encoding aminopeptidase P family protein, with protein sequence MSNIRERIIKLRKLMKEKGIDIYIVPSSDYHQSEYVGEHFKSREFISGFTGSAGTVVVTENEAGLWTDGRYFIQAEKQLEESPITLFKMGEENVPTFIEYIGKSLKDGQCLGFDGKVLSVKNVLDIKNGFGKKEIKLEDRYDLVNEIWSDRPALPKSNVFILDEKYCGESFESKIKRIREKMSNLSVDRHILTSLDDIAWLYNIRGRDIKNNPVSLSYTMISIQEIILYIDKNKITEEVEKYFIDKNIKIKDYFSIYEEVKNIPEKDKVLLDINKVNYLIYNSIPAGTEIIDKPNPSTLMKACKNDIELENLKNAHIKDGVAVTKFMYWLKKNIKSQEITEISAAEKLESFRREWEDYLEPSFNTISAYEANAAMMHYSANKDSNSKLAPRNLLLVDSGGQYIDGTTDITRTFVLGECGDEIKEHFTLVLKGMLSLSKIKFLYGVTGTNLDILARQPVWSRGIDYKCGTGHGVGFLLNVHEGPHSIRWQYNPQVLEAGMTVTNEPGVYIQGSHGIRLENELIVRNAEKTNFGQFMVFETMTYAPLDLDGVVSELLNEEEKEFLNDYHQMVFEKISPFLNEEEKNWLKTYTKKI